A section of the Kluyveromyces lactis strain NRRL Y-1140 chromosome F complete sequence genome encodes:
- the CUE3 gene encoding Cue3p (similar to uniprot|P53137 Saccharomyces cerevisiae YGL110C CUE3 Protein of unknown function has a CUE domain that binds ubiquitin which may facilitate intramolecular monoubiquitination), with product MTTRYQRVLEINAKEKISLAIVKFPPFKLRAAMVEKDPVIWLHLLEVYVQHMSYLLHGDNLDFLSDETIDHLCIFVKAYVHEMSEEEGKLLSLGINADVLKQLELLRAYVLQLIKSCGLLYLKLNTESLWDITRSYVEGNATTVRSLIEGSLRPTINTQKAQLDRTYQIQQHIRYLIEANKFSRVDLKSLELLLAADDKAKSSFTDNFVSAKWVDTLESMYGKEPGSYLSDWGKKLGILSFLSCSVTHLADLLKQMSITNLRTLSMYPLLGSLLIDARFQEKLPHIKTKIPFLDIQEEPKAAPHLSGLLMPSVNVEQIDTIKELFPDLTSNQITKLLQRYDNNTEVIINNLFENPSVISSLEDGPLQDDEIQNTTENLMEEHKPKENLLPAITPKDKIEKKNMLFPTNDVPDAVRNKTLSRALSLLYDATEDERDDTYDDAEVKQASADRVSVDTSDTAKVSTITPGTSKYDKIEGYLWELLKRDKNLFSRQQRGSKQRKEMKKETNWSDEQIEGWSRMIEKSPKRAQLLEEKYIFKGNVRQGKKTFTKAREDKEGFDHHVVDSTVNSPNTNSNNDSGREKTPTTKEPLTKEQQKRKNARNEKLKSSRANHNRKAGHDKKLAKSGVL from the coding sequence ATGACTACAAGATACCAGAGGGTTTTGGAGATAAATGCCAAAGAGAAAATATCTCTGGCGATCGTTAAGTTCCCTCCTTTTAAGCTACGTGCGGCGATGGTTGAGAAAGATCCGGTGATATGGCTCCATTTGCTGGAAGTTTATGTGCAACATATGAGTTATTTATTACATGGTGACAACTTAGACTTTCTCAGTGATGAGACCATTGATCATCTATGCATTTTCGTTAAGGCTTATGTGCATGAAATgagtgaagaagaaggaaaacttctttctttgggAATTAATGCAGATGTTTTGAAGCAATTAGAGCTTTTAAGAGCTTACGTTTTACAGTTGATTAAAAGCTGTGGGCTACTATACTTGAAGTTGAATACAGAGTCTCTATGGGACATAACACGGTCCTACGTCGAGGGAAATGCAACCACTGTCAGATCGTTGATCGAAGGATCTTTAAGACCGACCATTAATACTCAGAAAGCACAATTGGATAGGACGTACCAGATACAGCAACATATAAGATATTTGATAGAAGCCAATAAATTTAGTAGAGTGGATTTAAAGTCTCTGGAATTGCTTTTAGCTGCTGATGATAAGGCGAAGAGTTCATTTACAGATAATTTTGTGTCTGCCAAGTGGGTTGATACATTAGAGTCAATGTATGGCAAGGAACCAGGGAGTTATTTATCAGATTGGGGAAAGAAACTTGGAATATTAAGCTTTTTGTCCTGCAGCGTCACACATTTGGCTGATTTGTTAAAGCAAATGAGCATAACGAACTTACGAACACTTTCAATGTATCCACTTTTAGGGTCACTTCTAATTGATGCCAGGTTTCAGGAAAAGTTGCCACATATTAAAACTAAAATCCCCTTTTTGGATATACAAGAGGAACCGAAGGCAGCTCCCCATTTAAGCGGTCTGCTAATGCCTAGTGTCAATGTTGAACAAATAGACACAATCAAGGAACTATTTCCGGACCTTACTTCTAACCAGATAACAAAATTATTGCAGAGGTATGATAATAACACGGAAGTTATAATCAATAACTTGTTTGAAAATCCATCTGTGATATCTTCACTCGAAGATGGGCCACTGCAGGATGACGAAATACAGAATACGACCGAAAACCTGATGGAGGAACATAAGCCGAAGGAGAATTTATTGCCAGCCATCACTCCGAAGgacaaaattgaaaagaaaaacatgtTATTCCCTACAAACGACGTACCTGATGCTGtcagaaacaaaacatTATCAAGAGCTTTATCCCTTCTATATGATGCCACAGAAGATGAAAGGGATGACACCTACGACGATGCAGAAGTTAAGCAAGCTTCTGCAGATCGTGTAAGCGTCGATACTTCTGACACAGCAAAGGTATCAACCATAACACCAGGCACATCTAAGTACgataaaattgaaggatATCTATGggaattattgaaaagggATAAAAATCTTTTCTCCCGTCAGCAACGGGGCTCGAAACAGCggaaagaaatgaagaaagagacTAACTGGTCTGACGAACAAATTGAAGGTTGGTCAAGAATGATTGAGAAGAGTCCAAAGAGGGCACAACTGCTAGAAGAAAAGTATATTTTCAAAGGGAACGTTCGGCAAGGCAAGAAGACGTTTACAAAAGCACGAGAGGATAAAGAAGGTTTTGATCATCATGTAGTTGACAGCACCGTAAATTCACCTAACACTAACAGTAATAATGATTCTGGCAGAGAGAAAACACCTACTACCAAAGAACCTCTTACCAaagaacaacaaaagagaaaaaatgCTCGTAACGAGAAACTAAAATCAAGTCGTGCTAATCATAATAGAAAAGCGGGACACGATAAAAAGTTAGCTAAAAGTGGTGTTTTATGA